A section of the Pseudomonas sp. Q1-7 genome encodes:
- a CDS encoding SEL1-like repeat protein translates to MKPRSRLLGALALLGLLLTACAGHGLQLKKDPPVNPLAQIKADLAFSCQHERIPEASADSDLLFKYARWLQKNNQLKQDPGVDAEIERLYRIAAENGHYKATINLLNGAMRGHFKVRGAERLRLSEELIEAGVATGYYFVGFFLQRGAAGLREDQAMALRYYRKAADEGSAQAQALVGDKLAGTLAGADIGRQMRRCAAEQGHGDAATDLGYSLHHRGDLQGALEAFQLGVAAGDEASAGFLRRAFRDPKSDNLGYEADLERAERYNKIWSILADYSYAHPTVPEINEIVPLPPAKLPPWDGTLQWLQEREANVPPPKPSDALIRQLAKARQLDPASGRPLATH, encoded by the coding sequence GTGAAGCCTAGGTCGCGGCTGCTGGGTGCGCTGGCCCTGCTGGGGCTGCTGCTGACCGCCTGCGCCGGCCATGGCCTCCAGCTGAAAAAGGACCCGCCCGTGAACCCGCTCGCCCAGATCAAGGCCGACCTGGCCTTCAGTTGCCAGCATGAACGCATCCCCGAAGCCTCGGCGGACAGCGACCTGCTGTTCAAGTACGCCCGCTGGCTGCAGAAGAACAACCAGCTCAAGCAGGACCCGGGCGTGGACGCCGAGATCGAACGGCTCTACCGCATCGCTGCCGAGAACGGCCACTACAAGGCCACGATCAACCTGCTGAACGGCGCCATGCGCGGCCACTTCAAGGTGCGCGGCGCCGAGCGCCTGCGCCTGAGCGAGGAACTGATCGAGGCCGGCGTGGCCACCGGTTATTACTTCGTCGGCTTCTTCCTGCAACGGGGCGCGGCCGGCCTGCGCGAGGATCAGGCGATGGCCCTGCGTTACTACCGCAAGGCGGCCGACGAGGGCAGCGCGCAGGCGCAGGCACTGGTGGGCGACAAGCTGGCCGGCACCCTGGCCGGTGCCGACATTGGGCGACAGATGCGCCGCTGCGCGGCCGAGCAGGGCCATGGGGATGCGGCTACAGACCTGGGTTACAGCTTGCACCACCGGGGAGATCTTCAAGGGGCACTTGAAGCATTCCAGCTGGGGGTGGCTGCGGGTGATGAAGCTTCGGCGGGGTTCCTGAGGCGTGCATTCCGTGATCCCAAATCCGATAACTTAGGCTACGAGGCAGACCTTGAACGCGCTGAGCGCTATAACAAAATCTGGAGCATCCTTGCCGATTATTCCTACGCCCATCCCACGGTCCCCGAGATCAACGAGATCGTGCCGCTGCCGCCGGCCAAGCTGCCGCCGTGGGACGGCACCCTGCAGTGGCTGCAAGAGCGCGAGGCCAACGTCCCGCCGCCCAAGCCCAGCGACGCGCTGATCCGCCAGTTGGCCAAGGCCCGGCAGCTCGACCCGGCCAGCGGCCGACCGCTGGCTACCCATTAG
- a CDS encoding SEL1-like repeat protein, giving the protein MRPLLLLSTLLLAACAGHGLHLKKDPPVNPLSQIKADLAFSCQHERIPEAAADSDLLFKYARWLQKNNQLKQDPGVDAEIERLYRIAAENGHYKATINLLNGAMRGHFKVRGAERLRLSEELIEAGVATGYYFVGIFLQRGAAGLREDQAMALRYYRKAADEGSAQAQALVADKLAPIAIAPDIARQMRRCAAEQGHGDAATDLGVDLSGDGHYQEALEAFQLGVAAGDETSAGFLDDGFRGPDPTDRLNYLGQPEDLERAERYNKIWRILANYSYAHPTVPEINEIVPLPPAKLPPWDGTLQWLQEREANVPPPKPSDALIRQLAKARQLDPASGRPLPASPNFIAVDFPAPVCDSGQPCPQAGYWQAVALADKRFTRIREGEIRRFAEGEILPRLVVRQRHPRIWPLPDRITVGEAPIEWRMLGEA; this is encoded by the coding sequence ATGCGCCCTCTGCTCCTGCTCTCGACCTTGCTGCTGGCCGCCTGTGCCGGCCATGGCCTCCACCTGAAAAAGGACCCGCCCGTGAACCCGCTCTCCCAGATCAAGGCCGACCTGGCCTTCAGCTGCCAGCATGAACGCATCCCCGAGGCCGCGGCGGACAGCGACCTGCTGTTCAAGTACGCCCGCTGGCTGCAGAAGAACAACCAGCTCAAGCAGGACCCGGGCGTGGACGCCGAGATCGAACGGCTCTACCGCATCGCCGCCGAGAACGGCCACTACAAGGCCACGATCAACCTGCTGAACGGCGCCATGCGCGGCCACTTCAAGGTGCGTGGCGCCGAGCGCCTGCGCCTGAGCGAGGAACTGATCGAGGCCGGCGTGGCCACCGGCTACTACTTCGTCGGCATCTTCCTGCAACGGGGCGCGGCCGGCCTGCGCGAGGATCAGGCGATGGCCCTGCGTTACTACCGAAAGGCGGCCGACGAGGGCAGCGCGCAGGCCCAGGCGCTGGTGGCCGACAAACTGGCGCCCATCGCTATCGCACCGGATATTGCCCGGCAGATGCGCCGCTGTGCGGCCGAGCAGGGCCATGGCGATGCGGCTACAGATTTGGGCGTTGATCTGTCAGGTGATGGGCACTACCAGGAAGCACTCGAAGCGTTTCAACTGGGGGTGGCGGCGGGTGATGAAACGTCAGCGGGTTTTCTGGACGACGGCTTTCGTGGGCCGGACCCAACGGACAGGCTGAATTACCTGGGCCAACCGGAAGATCTTGAACGCGCCGAGCGCTACAACAAAATCTGGCGCATCCTTGCAAACTACTCCTACGCCCATCCCACGGTCCCCGAGATCAACGAGATCGTCCCTCTGCCGCCGGCCAAGCTGCCGCCGTGGGACGGCACGCTGCAGTGGCTGCAAGAGCGCGAGGCCAACGTCCCGCCGCCCAAACCCAGCGACGCGCTGATCCGCCAGTTGGCCAAGGCCCGGCAGCTCGACCCGGCCAGCGGTCGCCCGCTGCCGGCGTCGCCGAACTTCATTGCGGTCGATTTCCCCGCACCGGTCTGCGACAGCGGCCAGCCCTGCCCGCAGGCCGGCTACTGGCAGGCGGTGGCGCTGGCCGACAAGCGCTTCACCCGCATCCGCGAGGGCGAGATTCGCCGATTCGCCGAGGGCGAAATACTGCCCCGGCTGGTGGTTCGGCAACGCCATCCCCGTATCTGGCCGCTGCCCGACCGGATCACGGTGGGCGAAGCCCCGATCGAATGGAGAATGCTCGGTGAAGCCTAG
- a CDS encoding ornithine cyclodeaminase family protein, with protein sequence MQTLRFFTNADVAAALTYPQLIDALRHGLANPAMAPLRASHALPGDASLLCMPVWQKGRGVGVKLVTVYPHNDEKGLPSVAALFTLFDDATGRPLAVLEASELTARRTACTSALAAHALVRHDASRLLVVGTGTLAAHMVRAHSVVRQYTRVDIWGRHPDKAAELVRSLAAEGYPVQVAPDLQTCAQQADCISCVTTSTSPLILGDWLHPGTHLDLVGAFLPTMRETDSAAVARSRIVVDTRAGALEEAGDLLQAIAEGAITEHSIHLELADLLHGRGHRQTNSEITLFKSVGYALEDLIAAQLVLASSEG encoded by the coding sequence ATGCAAACCTTGCGCTTCTTCACCAATGCCGACGTCGCCGCCGCGCTGACTTATCCACAGCTCATCGACGCCCTGCGCCACGGCCTGGCCAACCCGGCCATGGCGCCGCTGCGCGCCAGCCACGCCCTGCCGGGGGATGCCTCGCTGCTGTGCATGCCGGTCTGGCAGAAAGGGCGGGGTGTCGGGGTCAAACTGGTCACCGTGTACCCCCACAACGACGAGAAGGGCCTGCCGTCGGTCGCCGCCCTGTTCACCCTGTTCGACGATGCCACCGGCCGCCCCCTGGCGGTGCTGGAGGCTTCCGAACTCACCGCCCGGCGCACCGCTTGCACCTCGGCCCTGGCCGCCCACGCCCTGGTGCGTCACGACGCCAGCCGCCTGCTGGTGGTGGGCACCGGCACCCTGGCCGCGCACATGGTCCGTGCCCACAGCGTGGTGCGGCAGTACACGCGCGTGGATATCTGGGGGCGCCACCCGGACAAGGCCGCTGAACTGGTGCGCAGCCTCGCCGCCGAAGGCTATCCGGTGCAGGTGGCCCCCGACCTGCAGACTTGCGCCCAGCAGGCCGACTGCATCAGTTGCGTCACCACCTCCACCTCGCCGCTGATCCTTGGCGACTGGCTGCATCCCGGCACTCACCTCGACCTGGTGGGGGCCTTCCTGCCGACGATGCGCGAAACCGACAGCGCCGCCGTGGCCCGTTCGCGCATCGTTGTCGATACCCGCGCCGGCGCCCTGGAAGAGGCCGGCGACCTGCTCCAGGCGATCGCCGAGGGCGCCATCACCGAGCACAGCATCCACCTCGAACTGGCCGACCTGCTGCACGGCCGGGGTCATCGCCAGACCAACAGCGAGATCACCCTGTTCAAGTCGGTGGGCTATGCCCTGGAAGACCTGATCGCGGCGCAATTGGTGTTGGCCAGCAGTGAAGGGTAG
- a CDS encoding ABC transporter ATP-binding protein has product MSAPLLEFKDVDVFYGPIQALRKVSLHIDEGETVSLIGANGAGKSTLLMSIFGQPRAAGGAIVYRGTDITHKSAHYVASNGVAQSPEGRRVFPDMSVEENLLMGTIPVGMDHADEDMQRMFELFPRLKERRNQRAMTMSGGEQQMLAIARALMSRPKLLLLDEPSLGLAPIVVKQIFQTLRELAQTGMTIFLVEQNANHALKLSDRAYVMVTGEIRMSGTGEELLGNQEVRNAYLGGH; this is encoded by the coding sequence ATGAGCGCACCCCTCCTGGAGTTCAAGGACGTCGACGTCTTCTACGGGCCCATCCAGGCCCTGCGCAAGGTCAGCCTGCACATCGACGAAGGCGAAACGGTGAGCCTGATCGGTGCCAACGGCGCGGGCAAGTCGACCCTGCTGATGTCGATCTTCGGCCAGCCCCGCGCGGCGGGTGGCGCCATCGTCTACCGGGGCACCGACATCACCCACAAGTCGGCCCACTATGTGGCCTCCAACGGCGTCGCCCAGTCCCCGGAAGGGCGCCGGGTGTTCCCCGACATGAGCGTGGAGGAGAACCTGCTGATGGGCACCATCCCCGTCGGCATGGATCACGCGGACGAGGACATGCAGCGCATGTTCGAGCTCTTCCCGCGCCTCAAGGAGCGACGCAACCAGCGCGCGATGACCATGTCCGGCGGCGAGCAGCAGATGCTCGCCATCGCCCGCGCGCTGATGAGCCGGCCCAAGCTGCTGCTCCTCGACGAACCTTCGTTGGGCCTGGCGCCCATCGTGGTCAAGCAGATCTTCCAGACCCTCAGGGAACTGGCCCAGACCGGCATGACCATCTTCCTCGTCGAGCAGAACGCCAACCATGCGCTCAAGCTTTCCGACCGCGCCTACGTGATGGTCACCGGGGAAATCCGCATGAGCGGCACCGGCGAGGAGCTGCTGGGCAACCAGGAGGTCCGCAACGCCTACCTCGGCGGCCACTGA
- a CDS encoding phospholipase — translation MRPANARHPVIVVPIALRHTQEATLCPPWFVCESEYPPRVCTYKPLINGEETFRAVHQAIAGAQRSVDIICWGFQPSMHLVRDGSDDRCIGELLKAKAKAGVQVRILGWEMPLNATGYLGEANLPGKGGIADRAGQTATDEQHAYDHQWFTAHAVADDQAGVLADAGRPLFVSRGFSLSERAEIAYQLKRKRLDPGLAWQARAVMAGSVTHHQKSVLVDYELPEQAIGFVMGHNLLDEYWDTDQHSALKRPDPKNPRAETHAPHRGPRGALPRQDISCQVTGMILKDLHHNFATAWTKETGEDLLSSRKAEEVAEQLKPRREHGNMQMSQLLRTQAQQTDAVLDIQAGYLKAVNNATQFIYIENQYFRWPPLAEAIKQAAKDQTREGRDPGKHGALHLFVVTNATDEGIGKGTVNTQRMLESLGRADTIPKVTKLARIKEARQAMPPKPRPDGGNDLHGRQELAKWQAELDRKTQAIKDEVLIPETIPGLKVHVCSLVAPDSPAGNWMPVYIHSKLMIVNDVLTTHGSANINSRSMMADSELNILHEWYSVTQAMRRRLWDLHTAGKGVQDDPAEAFKAWKRIIKRNNERQSKGLPPDTPLVEFLYDKADWKDLD, via the coding sequence ATGAGGCCCGCCAACGCCCGCCATCCCGTAATCGTCGTCCCCATCGCGTTGCGGCATACCCAGGAAGCGACCCTGTGCCCCCCCTGGTTCGTGTGCGAGAGCGAATACCCGCCACGGGTGTGTACCTACAAGCCGCTGATCAATGGCGAAGAGACCTTCCGCGCGGTGCACCAGGCCATTGCCGGTGCCCAGCGTTCGGTCGACATCATCTGCTGGGGGTTCCAGCCGTCGATGCACCTGGTCCGGGATGGCAGCGACGACCGCTGCATCGGCGAGCTGCTCAAGGCGAAGGCCAAGGCCGGCGTCCAGGTGCGCATCCTCGGCTGGGAAATGCCCCTGAATGCAACCGGGTATCTCGGTGAGGCCAACCTGCCGGGCAAAGGCGGGATCGCTGACCGGGCCGGACAAACCGCTACCGACGAGCAGCACGCATACGATCATCAGTGGTTCACGGCGCACGCGGTTGCCGATGACCAGGCGGGCGTTCTGGCGGACGCCGGTCGCCCGCTGTTCGTCAGCCGTGGCTTCAGCCTGTCCGAGCGCGCAGAGATTGCCTACCAGCTCAAGCGCAAGCGCCTCGACCCGGGGCTCGCCTGGCAGGCTCGCGCGGTCATGGCCGGCTCGGTAACGCACCATCAGAAGAGCGTGCTGGTCGATTACGAACTGCCGGAGCAGGCCATCGGCTTCGTCATGGGCCACAACCTGCTCGACGAGTACTGGGATACCGACCAGCACTCGGCGCTCAAGCGCCCCGATCCGAAGAATCCCCGGGCCGAAACCCACGCGCCGCATCGTGGCCCGCGCGGCGCCCTGCCGCGCCAGGACATCTCCTGCCAGGTCACCGGGATGATTCTCAAGGACCTGCATCACAACTTCGCCACGGCCTGGACCAAGGAAACCGGCGAGGACCTGCTGTCGTCGCGCAAGGCCGAGGAGGTGGCCGAGCAACTGAAGCCGCGCCGGGAGCACGGCAATATGCAGATGTCGCAGCTCCTGCGCACCCAGGCGCAACAGACCGACGCCGTGCTCGACATCCAGGCGGGCTACCTGAAGGCGGTCAACAACGCGACCCAGTTCATCTACATCGAAAACCAGTACTTCCGCTGGCCGCCCCTGGCCGAGGCGATCAAACAGGCGGCCAAGGACCAGACCCGTGAAGGGCGCGACCCCGGCAAGCACGGCGCCCTGCACCTGTTCGTGGTCACCAATGCCACCGATGAGGGCATCGGCAAAGGGACCGTCAACACCCAGCGGATGCTGGAAAGCCTGGGGCGGGCCGACACCATCCCCAAGGTCACCAAGCTCGCGCGGATCAAGGAGGCGAGGCAGGCCATGCCGCCCAAGCCGCGGCCCGATGGCGGCAACGACCTGCACGGGCGCCAGGAACTGGCCAAATGGCAGGCGGAACTGGACCGGAAGACTCAGGCGATCAAGGACGAGGTCCTGATTCCCGAGACGATCCCCGGCCTCAAGGTGCACGTCTGCTCGCTGGTGGCGCCCGACTCGCCGGCCGGCAACTGGATGCCGGTGTACATCCACTCCAAGTTGATGATCGTCAACGACGTGCTCACCACCCACGGCTCGGCCAACATCAACAGCCGCAGCATGATGGCCGACAGCGAACTGAACATCCTCCACGAGTGGTACAGCGTGACCCAGGCCATGCGCCGCCGGCTGTGGGACCTGCATACCGCTGGCAAGGGGGTACAGGATGATCCGGCTGAGGCGTTCAAGGCTTGGAAGAGGATCATCAAACGAAATAACGAGCGCCAGTCAAAAGGATTGCCGCCCGATACCCCGCTGGTGGAGTTCCTCTACGACAAAGCCGATTGGAAGGATCTCGACTGA
- a CDS encoding putative quinol monooxygenase → MLKVALLVRLEAKPGKVAEVEDFLRDGLPLVREEPDTTAWFALRIGPTTFGIFDAFDSDLGLQAHLSGQVAAALMERAGELFREPPRIERVEVLAAKLPFAEEEEEF, encoded by the coding sequence ATGCTCAAAGTCGCCTTGCTGGTACGCCTGGAGGCCAAGCCGGGCAAGGTCGCCGAGGTGGAGGATTTCCTCCGGGACGGCCTGCCGCTGGTGCGGGAAGAACCCGATACCACCGCCTGGTTCGCCCTGCGCATAGGGCCGACGACCTTCGGCATCTTCGACGCCTTCGACAGCGACCTGGGACTGCAGGCGCACCTGTCCGGACAGGTGGCCGCCGCCCTGATGGAGCGCGCCGGCGAGCTGTTCCGCGAACCACCTAGGATCGAACGGGTGGAAGTATTGGCGGCGAAGCTACCCTTTGCCGAGGAAGAAGAAGAGTTCTGA